The following coding sequences lie in one Desmodus rotundus isolate HL8 chromosome 1, HLdesRot8A.1, whole genome shotgun sequence genomic window:
- the FRRS1L gene encoding DOMON domain-containing protein FRRS1L isoform X2 → MARPLRQSPGAWLPLLSLLLVGPVACAASPADDGAGPGGRGPRGRARGDAGTDEAVPRHDSSYGTFAGEFYDLRYLSEEGYPFPTAPPVDPFAKVKVDDCGKTKGCFRYGKPGCNAETCDYFLSYRIIGADVEFELSADTDGWVAVGFSSDRKMGGDDVMACVHDDNGRVRIQHFYNVGQWAKEIQRNPARDEEGVFENNRVTCRFKRPVNVPRDETIVDLHLSWYYLFAWGPAIQGAIIENSDAVIPDSRSL, encoded by the exons ATGGCGCGGCCGCTCCGGCAGAGCCCGGGGGCCTGGCTGCCGCTGCTCTCGCTGCTGCTGGTCGGGCCGGTCGCCTGCGCCGCCAGCCCGGCGGACGACGGCGCGGGACCGGGGGGCCGGGGACCCCGAGGCCGCGCGCGGGGGGACGCGGGCACAGACGAGGCGGTGCCGCGCCACGACTCCTCCTACGGCACGTTCGCGGGGGAGTTCTACGACCTGCGCTACCTGTCTGAGGAAG GTTACCCTTTCCCTACTGCACCTCCTGTGGACCCATTTGCCAAAGTCAAAGTGGATGACTGTGGAAAAACAAAGGGATGCTTTAG ATATGGCAAACCAGGGTGCAATGCGGAGACCTGTGACTACTTCCTTAGCTACCGGATAATAGGGGCTGATGTGGAATTTGAGCTGAGTGCAGACACAGACGGTTGGGTAGCAGTTGGATTCTCTTCAGACAGGAAAATG GGTGGCGACGACGTCATGGCCTGTGTCCATGATGACAATGGCAGGGTCCGCATACAGCACTTCTATAATGTAGGCCAGTGGGCAAAGGAGATTCAGAGAAACCCGGCCAGAGATGAAGAAGGAGTGTTTGAGAACAATCGAGTCACCTGCAGGTTTAAGCGCCCTGTGAACGTTCCCAGAGATGAAACAATTGTCGACCTGCATTTGAGTTGGTATTACCTGTTTGCTTGGGGTCCGGCCATTCAGG